One region of Zingiber officinale cultivar Zhangliang chromosome 7B, Zo_v1.1, whole genome shotgun sequence genomic DNA includes:
- the LOC122006562 gene encoding pyridoxal kinase-like isoform X2: MARPPILSLALPSETGRVLSIQSHTVQGYVGNKSAVFPLQLLGYDVDPINSVQFSNHTGYPTFKGQVLNGQELLDLIEGLAENDLLYYTHLLTGYIGSISFLDVVLQVVERLRSVNPGLVYVCDPVMGDEGKLYVPHNLVSVYREKVVPVASMLTPNQFEVELLTGVSITSESDGREACNILHAAGPSKVVITSLNITDKLLLIGSHQKVKGQPPKQFKIVISKIPAYFTGTGDLMTALLLGWSNKYPDNLEKASELAVSSLQALLRRTLADYKAAGFDPQSSSLEIRLIQSQDDIRNPEAKFKAESFNH; encoded by the exons ATGGCGCGTCCTCCGATTCTCTCCCTGGCGCTGCCCTCCGAGACTGGACGTGTTCTCAGCATCCAATCTCACACCGTCCAG GGGTATGTAGGCAACAAATCTGCTGTCTTCCCCCTTCAACTTCTTGGTTATGACGTTGACCCTATTAATTCAGTGCAATTTTCAAATCATACAG GATATCCAACATTTAAAGGACAAGTTCTGAATGGTCAAGAACTATTGGATCTAATTGAGGGTCTAGCAGAAAATGATCTGTTATATTATACCCATTTATTAACAG GTTATATTGGTTCAATTTCTTTTTTAGATGTTGTATTGCAAGTTGTGGAGAGACTACGTTCAGTAAATCCTGGGCTTGTATATG TTTGTGATCCTGTTATGGGAGATGAAGGAAAGCTCTACGTTCCTCACAATCTGGTTTCTGTATATCGTGAGAAG GTTGTTCCTGTTGCTTCAATGCTTACTCCTAATCAATTTGAAGTTGAGTTGCTAACAGGTGTGAG TATCACATCGGAAAGTGATGGCAGGGAAGCTTGCAATATCCTACATGCAGCTGGACCTTCAAAG GTGGTAATAACCAGCTTAAATATAACGGACAAGCTCCTCCTCATTGGCAGTCACCAGAAAGTCAAG GGTCAGCCTCCTAAACAGTTTAAGATAGTGATCTCTAAGATACCTGCATATTTTACG GGTACAGGTGACTTGATGACTGCACTTCTATTAGGATGGAGCAAT AAATATCCAGATAATCTTGAGAAAGCATCAGAGCTTGCAGTATCAAGCTTACAG GCTCTGCTGCGGAGAACATTAGCAGACTATAAAGCTGCAGGCTTTGACCCACAATCTAGCAGCTTAGAAATCAGATTAATTCAGAGCCAAGATGATATTAGGAACCCAGAGGCCAAATTTAAGGCTGAGAGTTTCAACCATTGA
- the LOC122006562 gene encoding pyridoxal kinase-like isoform X1: MEQLRAVRRQLQLGLLFSSSPSSSSSSSFRLWRQLSRRSAMARPPILSLALPSETGRVLSIQSHTVQGYVGNKSAVFPLQLLGYDVDPINSVQFSNHTGYPTFKGQVLNGQELLDLIEGLAENDLLYYTHLLTGYIGSISFLDVVLQVVERLRSVNPGLVYVCDPVMGDEGKLYVPHNLVSVYREKVVPVASMLTPNQFEVELLTGVSITSESDGREACNILHAAGPSKVVITSLNITDKLLLIGSHQKVKGQPPKQFKIVISKIPAYFTGTGDLMTALLLGWSNKYPDNLEKASELAVSSLQALLRRTLADYKAAGFDPQSSSLEIRLIQSQDDIRNPEAKFKAESFNH, translated from the exons ATGGAGCAACTACGTGCGGTTCGACGCCAACTCCAGCTCGGTTTGCTCTTCTCTTCCTCGCCgtcttcttcttcgtcttcttccttcAG GTTGTGGAGGCAGCTGTCGAGGAGATCGGCGATGGCGCGTCCTCCGATTCTCTCCCTGGCGCTGCCCTCCGAGACTGGACGTGTTCTCAGCATCCAATCTCACACCGTCCAG GGGTATGTAGGCAACAAATCTGCTGTCTTCCCCCTTCAACTTCTTGGTTATGACGTTGACCCTATTAATTCAGTGCAATTTTCAAATCATACAG GATATCCAACATTTAAAGGACAAGTTCTGAATGGTCAAGAACTATTGGATCTAATTGAGGGTCTAGCAGAAAATGATCTGTTATATTATACCCATTTATTAACAG GTTATATTGGTTCAATTTCTTTTTTAGATGTTGTATTGCAAGTTGTGGAGAGACTACGTTCAGTAAATCCTGGGCTTGTATATG TTTGTGATCCTGTTATGGGAGATGAAGGAAAGCTCTACGTTCCTCACAATCTGGTTTCTGTATATCGTGAGAAG GTTGTTCCTGTTGCTTCAATGCTTACTCCTAATCAATTTGAAGTTGAGTTGCTAACAGGTGTGAG TATCACATCGGAAAGTGATGGCAGGGAAGCTTGCAATATCCTACATGCAGCTGGACCTTCAAAG GTGGTAATAACCAGCTTAAATATAACGGACAAGCTCCTCCTCATTGGCAGTCACCAGAAAGTCAAG GGTCAGCCTCCTAAACAGTTTAAGATAGTGATCTCTAAGATACCTGCATATTTTACG GGTACAGGTGACTTGATGACTGCACTTCTATTAGGATGGAGCAAT AAATATCCAGATAATCTTGAGAAAGCATCAGAGCTTGCAGTATCAAGCTTACAG GCTCTGCTGCGGAGAACATTAGCAGACTATAAAGCTGCAGGCTTTGACCCACAATCTAGCAGCTTAGAAATCAGATTAATTCAGAGCCAAGATGATATTAGGAACCCAGAGGCCAAATTTAAGGCTGAGAGTTTCAACCATTGA